The Desulfovibrio psychrotolerans nucleotide sequence GCTCCTGTCACAACCCACGTCCCGCCGCAAATTCGGAATGGAAGGACGTGGGCATGGACAAGTCGCTCCACTACCGCCACATCGCTGCCAAGACCATCAAGGTGGACGGGCAGGACGTGAACTGTGCGGCATGCCACCATGTGTACGACGAAACCGCGCAGAAGGCCGTGTGGAAGAAGAACACGGAAGATTCCTGCCGCGCCTGTCACAAAAACGCCCCCACCCCCGTGGTTGAGGGCGGCGAAGCAATGAAGCCCGCCCTGAACGATGCGGCTCACCTTGCCTGCGTCACCTGCCACGTTTCCACCGCCACTGCGGGCGGCGACACCGGCCCCGTGACCTGTGCTGGCTGCCACACCGATGAGGCACAGAAGCAGTACAAGGTTGTGGCCGAAGTGCCCCGCCTTGAACGCGGACAGCCCGATGCAACGCTCGTCACCGCAGACAACCTGAAGAAGGCCACCCTTCCCGCCGTTGCCTTCAACCACAAGCTGCACGAAGCCGCGCTGGACAACTGCCGCACCTGCCACCATGAAGGCATAGCCACCTGCACCACCTGCCACACGCTGGCGGGCAAGGCAGAAGGCAACTTCGTTCAGCTTGAGCAGGCCATGCACTCCCTGAAGTCGCAGGCATCCTGCGTGGGCTGCCACGACACCAAAAAGCAAGACCCCTCCTGCGCCGGCTGCCACAGCATGATGCCTGCCTCGTCCGCATCGCAGCAGTCCTGCGCTTCCTGCCATAACACCACGGGCTTCAAGCCTGAAGAACTGGAAGGCATGAGCAACGACGTAAAGCGCGCCGTGGCAGACGCCATAGTGGCGGAACGCCCCACCGCAATGCCTACCTTCCGCGATGAGGACATACCGGAAACCGTGAAGATCGACGCCCTTGTCGATAAGTACGAAGCTTCCAACATGCCCCACCGCAAGATCGTAAAGACCATGATTGCCGCTGTTGCCGACAGCCGGATGGCCGCCGGATTCCATACCGACGCCGCCACCTTCTGTCAGGGCTGCCACCATAACAGTCCCCTCAGCAAAACGCCTCCCAAGTGCCAGAGCTGCCACGGCAAGCCCTTTGAACCCTCCAAGGGCGACCGCCCCGGGCTCAAGGCCGCCTACCACCAGCAGTGCATGGGCTGCCACACGGCAATGAAGCTTGAAAAGCCTCAGGCAACGGCATGCGCAGACTGCCATGCCGAGCGCACGAACTAGGAGGAGCAGTTAATATGCATCGCAGAAAATTCCTGAGCCTGCTGGGCGGTGCCGGGCTTGCCTCCGCAATGGGAGTAACCAAGTCCCAGGCCGCCAGCGGTCACTCGTTCAACGGCTACCCCGATGCCATGGGCGTGCTGCACGACAGCACCCGCTGCATCGGCTGCCGCAAGTGTGAAGAGGCCTGTTATCAGGTGAACGACCTGCCCAAGCCGGAAAAGGAATTCAAAGACCTTACCGTGCTGGATACCAAGCGCAGAACGGACGCAAAAACCTACACCGTGGTGAACAAATACAACACGGCAGGGCTTGAGCATCCCATCTTCCGCAAACAGCAGTGTAACCACTGCATGGAACCTGCCTGCGCTTCCGCCTGCTTTGTCAAGGCGTTCACCAAAAACTCCGACGGTTCCGTTACCTATAACGGTGATCTGTGCGTGGGCTGCCGCTACTGCATGATCGCATGCCCGTTCAGCGTGCCCACCTTTGAATATGACGACGCCTTCGACCCGCTTATCCAGAAGTGCACCATGTGTCATCCGCGCATTCAGGAAGGCAAACTCCCCGGCTGCGTGGAGATATGCCCCAAAGAAGCGCTTACCTTCGGACGCCGCGAAGACCTGCTGGGCATCGCACGCGACCGCATCCGCAAGTACCCCGACCGCTACGTGAAGCACATCTACGGTGAACACGAAGCGGGCGGCACCAACTGGCTGTACCTTTCCGGCGTGCCGCACACGGAACTGGGCCAGATTGAAGTGGGCAAAACCTCCGCGCCTGAGCTTACTTCCGGCGCGCTGGGTGCCGTGCCCATGGTTGTGGGCATCTGGCCTGTGCTGCTGACCGGCGCCTACGCCATCAGCAAGCGCAAGGAAAAGATCGCGCAGGAAGAAAAGGCCGAGGCCGTGCGTGCCACCCGCGAATCCGCGCAGGAAGAGGCGGAAGCAGCGCTGAAGGCAGCCATGGATAAGGCTACCAAGGACAAGGCTGCCGCCGTGGAGCGCGAGGTGAAAAAGGCCGTGGCGGAAGCCGAAAAGGCCTTTGAGGAAAAGCTCGCCGCCGCGCAGGCTCCTGCCGGGGAAGCAGACACCGGTGCCGGGGAATCCCCGGAGGAGGAAGCATAAATGAGCAGCAATCAGAAATCGTTCTGGACGCCGGGCAACATCCTCACCGCCTTCATTCTGGCGGGCGGGCTGGTGCTCACGGTCCTGCGCTTCACGCAGGGCATCGGCGCGGTCACCAATCTTGACGACAACAACCCCTGGGGGGTCTGGATCGGGTTCGACCTGCTGTGCGGCGTGGCCCTTGCCGCCGGCGGCTACGTAACCTCCGCCTCCTGCTACCTCTTCGGCCTGAAGAAATACCACTCCGCCGTGCGTCCCGCCATTACCACGGCCTTCCTCGGCTACTTCTTCGTGGTCATCGCCCTCTTGTACGACCTTGGTCACCCGTGGCGTCTGCCCTACCCGCTGGTATGGTCGCAGGGTACCACCTCGCTTCTGTTCGAAGTGGGCCTGTGCGTCGCCACCTACGTCACCGTGTTGTTCGTGGAATGGTCCCCCGCCGCGCTGGAGTGGCTGGGCTTCCGCAAAATCCGCAACTTCGTGATCAAACTCACCCTGCCGCTCACCATTCTGGGCGTGGTGCTCTCCACCATGCACCAGAGTTCTCTGGGCGCGCTGTTCGTCATTGCCCCCGGCAAGCTGCATCCTCTGTGGTATTCCAGCTTCCTTCCGGTGTTCTTCTTCATGTCGTCCATGGTGGCAGGCGCCTCCATGGTCATCTTCGAAGGGGCGCTGACGCACAAGGGGCTGCACCATAAGATGGACAAGACCCATCTGGAAGAGGCGGAAGGCGTGGCCTTCGGCATGGCCAAGGCTGCCTCGTTCATCCTGCTGGGCTACTTCTTCATTAAGATGTTCGACATCACCATGGATAACGACTGGCACTACCTCGCCACCGGCTACGGCGCACTGTTCATGGTAGAAATGCTGGGCTTTGTGGCCCTGCCCGCCTTCCTCTACGCCCTTGGTGTGCGCGAAAAGAACCTGACCATGGTTCGCGTGGCCTCCGTGTTCGGCGTGCTGGGAATCGTATTCAACCGCTTCAACGTAAGCATGCTGGCCTTCAACTGGCAGCTGCCCGCGTCTGAGCGCTACTTCCCGCACTGGATGGAGATAGGCATCTCCATCTTCATCGTCACCCTCATCGTCACCACCTACCGGTTCATTGCGACCAAGATGCCCGTTCTGTACGAGCATCCTGAGTACAAGGACGCCCACTAGGCCAAAGGAGCAAGAACAATGGAACACATTTTCTACACCCTCCACGACTTCATGCTGCACACCAAGACCATCACCTATCTTCTGATGGGTCTGGCACTGGTCAGCTTTGTCGGCTACTGGCTGTTCCTTACCGGCAGAGACGAGAAAATCCGGAAGTACTAGCCGGCGCGTCTGCCGCCTCAGCAAGACAAGGAGAATACGATGATTGGATTCCTTACCGGACCGATGCTCATGATATCCCTTGCGATTTTCTTCGGGGGACTCGCGTATCGCGCCGTCATGTATGTAAGGGGCCTTAGCTGGCAGCTCGACAGGGTGGCCTACAAGCCCCACTTTACCCACGGCCTGAAGGGTGCCCTGCACTCCATCCGCCGCTGGATGATTCCCGGCGGAACCTACGGCTGGCGTACCCAGCCTTTCATGGCCGCCGCCTTCTTCCTGTTCCACATCGGCGCAGTGCTGGTACCCCTGTTCCTTCTGGGACATCAGGTACTGCTCAAGCAACTGCTCGGCTTCAGCCTGCCCACGCTGCCCTCGCTGGCAGCGGACGTGCTGACCGTTGTGGCCATTATCGGCGGCGTAATGCTGGCCCTGCGCCGCATTGCCCTGACCGAGGTGCGCATCCTCACCACGCCGTACGACTGGTTCATTCTGGCCGTCTCCGTGGCACCGTTTGTGACAGGCTTCATCGCCCGTATGCACTGGGGCAACTATGATTTCTGGATCATAGCCCACATCCTTACCGGCGAACTGCTGCTCATTATCGCTCCCTTCACCAAGCTCTCGCATATCGTGCTTTTCTTCATGTCCCGCGGTCAGCTGGGCATGGACTACAGCATCAAGCGCGGCGGCATGAAGCGGAACTACGCCTTCCCCTGGTAACAGCGAGCCTCTAGGAGTAACCCATGCCTGAAGGTACCTTTTGCAATAAGCAGCCCATCAACACCGAGGAAGACCTTAAGTCTCTTCTCGGAGACAAGGGCGGCGCGCAATACTATGAAGAGATGAAGCATCTGGACGTGGACGTGCCCGCGCTGGCCGCCACACTGGAAAAAACCTGCAAGGCGCGCATCCGCACGTGGCTCGAAATATGCGCCCACTGCGGCATGTGTGCAGACTCCTGCTTTCTGTATCGCGTTTCCGAACGCGACCCCAAGCAGGTTCCCGCTTACAAAATACAGTCCACCCTTGGCGTCATCGTCAAGAACAAGGGCAACGTCAGCAACGAGTTCATGCGCCACTGCGTGGACGTGGCATGGTCGCAGTGCACCTGCTGCAACCGCTGCGGCATGTACTGCCCCCACGGCATAGACATGGGCGTTATGTTCAGCTACCTGCGCGGCCTGCTGTTCTCTCAGGGCTTTGTGCCGTGGGAGATGAAGATAGGTTCCGGCATGCACCGCGTGTACAACGCCCAGATGGACGTGACCGAAGAAGACTGGGTGGATACCTGTGAATGGATGGCCGACGAATACGGCGAAGAATGGCCCGGCCTTGAGATTCCGGTGGACAAGGAAGACGCGGACATCATGTACACCCTGAACGCCCGCGAACCCAAGCACTACCCGGAAGACCTCGCGGAAGCGGCCATTCTCTTCCACATTGCCGGAGAAAACTGGACCGTACCCAGCACCGGGTGGGAACAGACCTCGCTTGCCATGTTCGCCGGAGACTGGGCCGCCTGTAAAAAGCAGGTGGAAACCGTTTACAGCGCCATAGAGCGTCTGCGTCCCAAACGGGTTGTGGGCACCGAATGCGGCCATGCGCACCGTGCAACGGTCATAGAAGGCCCCTACTGGGCAGGACGTGAAGACGGTCTGCCGCCCGCCCCCTATATCCACTATGTGGAATGGCTGGCAGAGGCCCTGCGCACCGGCAAGATAAAGATAGACCCCAGCAAGAAGATCAAGGAACCTGTCACGCTGCAGGACTCCTGCAACTATATCCGCAACCACGGGCTTTCCAACATTACCCGCGAAATCATGAGCTATATCGCTGAAGACTTCCGGGAAATGGCGCCCAACCGCGAGCACAACTACTGCTGCGGCGGCGGTGGCGGATTCAACGGTATCGGCAAATACCGCCATCAGCGCAACGAAGCCCTGAAGACCAAGCGTGACCAGATACTCGACACCGGCTGCAAACTGGTGGTGGCCCCCTGCCATAACTGCTGGGACGCCATCCGTGACCTTGAGGAAGAATTCGAAATCGGCATACGGTGGACCTTCCTCAAGCCGCTCATCCTGAA carries:
- the hmcA gene encoding sulfate respiration complex hexadecaheme cytochrome HmcA gives rise to the protein MMKGRSLLRWAGLLIAVALVSVWGHEARSSKAAGDSAAGYADIITIDIVGEMGSTELPPVTYRHDLHTEAMKKLNKDCSACHKTQDDKMSLKFMRTEDGSVAEMKELYHSNCFACHAEQAAAGNNTGPQDGQCRSCHNPRPAANSEWKDVGMDKSLHYRHIAAKTIKVDGQDVNCAACHHVYDETAQKAVWKKNTEDSCRACHKNAPTPVVEGGEAMKPALNDAAHLACVTCHVSTATAGGDTGPVTCAGCHTDEAQKQYKVVAEVPRLERGQPDATLVTADNLKKATLPAVAFNHKLHEAALDNCRTCHHEGIATCTTCHTLAGKAEGNFVQLEQAMHSLKSQASCVGCHDTKKQDPSCAGCHSMMPASSASQQSCASCHNTTGFKPEELEGMSNDVKRAVADAIVAERPTAMPTFRDEDIPETVKIDALVDKYEASNMPHRKIVKTMIAAVADSRMAAGFHTDAATFCQGCHHNSPLSKTPPKCQSCHGKPFEPSKGDRPGLKAAYHQQCMGCHTAMKLEKPQATACADCHAERTN
- the hmcB gene encoding sulfate respiration complex iron-sulfur protein HmcB — its product is MHRRKFLSLLGGAGLASAMGVTKSQAASGHSFNGYPDAMGVLHDSTRCIGCRKCEEACYQVNDLPKPEKEFKDLTVLDTKRRTDAKTYTVVNKYNTAGLEHPIFRKQQCNHCMEPACASACFVKAFTKNSDGSVTYNGDLCVGCRYCMIACPFSVPTFEYDDAFDPLIQKCTMCHPRIQEGKLPGCVEICPKEALTFGRREDLLGIARDRIRKYPDRYVKHIYGEHEAGGTNWLYLSGVPHTELGQIEVGKTSAPELTSGALGAVPMVVGIWPVLLTGAYAISKRKEKIAQEEKAEAVRATRESAQEEAEAALKAAMDKATKDKAAAVEREVKKAVAEAEKAFEEKLAAAQAPAGEADTGAGESPEEEA
- the hmcC gene encoding sulfate respiration complex protein HmcC — encoded protein: MSSNQKSFWTPGNILTAFILAGGLVLTVLRFTQGIGAVTNLDDNNPWGVWIGFDLLCGVALAAGGYVTSASCYLFGLKKYHSAVRPAITTAFLGYFFVVIALLYDLGHPWRLPYPLVWSQGTTSLLFEVGLCVATYVTVLFVEWSPAALEWLGFRKIRNFVIKLTLPLTILGVVLSTMHQSSLGALFVIAPGKLHPLWYSSFLPVFFFMSSMVAGASMVIFEGALTHKGLHHKMDKTHLEEAEGVAFGMAKAASFILLGYFFIKMFDITMDNDWHYLATGYGALFMVEMLGFVALPAFLYALGVREKNLTMVRVASVFGVLGIVFNRFNVSMLAFNWQLPASERYFPHWMEIGISIFIVTLIVTTYRFIATKMPVLYEHPEYKDAH
- the hmcD gene encoding sulfate respiration complex protein HmcD, yielding MEHIFYTLHDFMLHTKTITYLLMGLALVSFVGYWLFLTGRDEKIRKY
- the hmcE gene encoding sulfate respiration complex protein HmcE; this encodes MIGFLTGPMLMISLAIFFGGLAYRAVMYVRGLSWQLDRVAYKPHFTHGLKGALHSIRRWMIPGGTYGWRTQPFMAAAFFLFHIGAVLVPLFLLGHQVLLKQLLGFSLPTLPSLAADVLTVVAIIGGVMLALRRIALTEVRILTTPYDWFILAVSVAPFVTGFIARMHWGNYDFWIIAHILTGELLLIIAPFTKLSHIVLFFMSRGQLGMDYSIKRGGMKRNYAFPW
- the hmcF gene encoding sulfate respiration complex iron-sulfur protein HmcF, which gives rise to MPEGTFCNKQPINTEEDLKSLLGDKGGAQYYEEMKHLDVDVPALAATLEKTCKARIRTWLEICAHCGMCADSCFLYRVSERDPKQVPAYKIQSTLGVIVKNKGNVSNEFMRHCVDVAWSQCTCCNRCGMYCPHGIDMGVMFSYLRGLLFSQGFVPWEMKIGSGMHRVYNAQMDVTEEDWVDTCEWMADEYGEEWPGLEIPVDKEDADIMYTLNAREPKHYPEDLAEAAILFHIAGENWTVPSTGWEQTSLAMFAGDWAACKKQVETVYSAIERLRPKRVVGTECGHAHRATVIEGPYWAGREDGLPPAPYIHYVEWLAEALRTGKIKIDPSKKIKEPVTLQDSCNYIRNHGLSNITREIMSYIAEDFREMAPNREHNYCCGGGGGFNGIGKYRHQRNEALKTKRDQILDTGCKLVVAPCHNCWDAIRDLEEEFEIGIRWTFLKPLILKMAIIPDHLKLQEDEDE